One segment of Leeia aquatica DNA contains the following:
- the fliP gene encoding flagellar type III secretion system pore protein FliP (The bacterial flagellar biogenesis protein FliP forms a type III secretion system (T3SS)-type pore required for flagellar assembly.), translating into MRHRLLDWGRIRRWGLPVALALTGGLALAANTLPAFTSQPTPDGGTEYSLSIQTLLLLTSLTFLPAILLMMTAFTRIVIVLSLLRQAMGTIQSPPNQVIVGMSLFLTLFVMAPTLEKVYTDAYVPFSQDQINFNQALEAGGKPLKAFMLKHTREKDLALFIELSGSARPNGPEDVGFKALVPAYVTSELKTAFQIGFLIYIPFLIIDMVVASVLMSMGMMMISPVVISLPFKLMLFVLVDGWPLLIGALVKSFYV; encoded by the coding sequence ATGCGCCACCGTCTGCTTGACTGGGGCCGGATACGGCGCTGGGGGCTGCCGGTGGCACTGGCCCTGACAGGCGGGCTGGCCTTGGCGGCCAACACCCTGCCGGCGTTCACCAGCCAGCCCACACCGGATGGCGGTACCGAATACAGTCTGTCGATCCAGACCCTGCTGCTGCTCACCTCGCTGACCTTCCTGCCCGCCATCTTGCTGATGATGACGGCGTTTACCCGTATCGTGATCGTGCTGTCGCTGCTGCGGCAGGCGATGGGTACCATCCAGTCACCGCCCAATCAGGTGATTGTCGGCATGAGCCTGTTTCTGACCTTGTTCGTGATGGCACCGACGCTGGAGAAGGTGTATACCGACGCCTATGTGCCGTTTTCGCAGGATCAGATCAATTTCAATCAGGCCTTGGAGGCGGGGGGCAAGCCGCTCAAGGCCTTCATGCTCAAGCATACCCGTGAGAAAGACCTGGCACTGTTCATTGAGCTGTCCGGCAGCGCGCGCCCCAATGGGCCGGAAGATGTCGGCTTCAAGGCGCTGGTCCCCGCCTATGTCACCAGTGAGCTGAAGACAGCGTTCCAGATCGGTTTCCTGATCTATATCCCTTTCCTGATCATCGACATGGTGGTGGCCTCGGTGCTGATGTCGATGGGGATGATGATGATCTCGCCGGTGGTGATCTCGCTGCCGTTCAAGCTGATGCTGTTTGTGCTGGTGGATGGCTGGCCGCTGCTGATTGGCGCGCTGGTGAAGAGCTTTTATGTCTAG
- the fliM gene encoding flagellar motor switch protein FliM, whose product MADDILSQEEVDALLRGVTGEEDAPEEGGDGAGVRSYDIGRQERIVRGRMPTYEILNERFARYFRIGIFNFLRRNAEISVGPVRVLKYSEFIRNLVVPTNLNLVHVKPLRGTGLFIFDPDLVFLVVDNLFGGDGRFHMRVEGRDFTSTEQRVIHRMLEVVFEEYQRAWTPVFPVEFEYVRSEMNTQFANIATPTEVVVAVTFKIELGSGGGDFHVCLPYSMIEPIRDVLYSSMQADRAEADDRWVKLLSKQIQVAEVDLVANLGSAPVTLGEILNLKVGDVISLDIPEAIVAEVDGVPVLECQYGILNGQYALKVDKILAGADQVLGAGDEHG is encoded by the coding sequence ATGGCAGACGATATCCTCTCCCAGGAAGAGGTCGACGCGCTACTGCGCGGGGTGACCGGAGAAGAGGACGCGCCGGAGGAGGGTGGCGACGGCGCGGGCGTTCGCTCCTACGACATTGGTCGTCAGGAGCGGATCGTCCGTGGGCGCATGCCGACCTACGAAATCCTCAACGAGCGCTTTGCCCGTTATTTCCGCATTGGCATTTTCAACTTCCTGCGCCGCAATGCTGAAATCTCGGTCGGGCCGGTGCGGGTGCTGAAGTACAGCGAGTTCATTCGTAACCTGGTGGTGCCAACCAACCTGAACCTGGTGCATGTGAAGCCTCTGCGCGGTACCGGGCTGTTCATCTTCGACCCCGATCTGGTGTTTCTGGTGGTCGATAACCTGTTCGGCGGGGATGGCCGTTTCCACATGCGGGTGGAAGGGCGTGACTTCACCTCGACCGAACAGCGGGTGATCCACCGCATGCTGGAAGTGGTGTTTGAGGAATACCAGCGTGCCTGGACGCCCGTGTTCCCGGTGGAATTCGAGTATGTGCGCTCGGAGATGAATACCCAGTTTGCCAACATCGCCACGCCGACCGAGGTGGTGGTGGCGGTGACCTTCAAGATCGAGCTGGGCTCCGGCGGGGGTGATTTTCACGTGTGCCTGCCGTATTCCATGATCGAGCCGATTCGGGATGTGCTGTACAGTTCGATGCAGGCCGACCGGGCTGAGGCCGATGACCGCTGGGTGAAGCTGCTGTCCAAGCAGATTCAGGTGGCGGAAGTGGATCTGGTGGCGAATCTGGGGTCGGCGCCGGTGACGTTGGGCGAGATTCTCAACCTGAAAGTCGGCGATGTGATTTCGCTCGACATTCCGGAGGCCATTGTGGCCGAAGTGGATGGTGTTCCGGTGCTGGAATGCCAGTATGGTATCCTGAACGGGCAGTATGCCTTGAAAGTGGACAAGATTTTAGCCGGCGCGGATCAGGTGCTGGGTGCAGGGGATGAACATGGCTGA
- a CDS encoding cytochrome b: protein MNRYHPLSKLLHWLMAVLILVAFGIGLAMADAPLSPKVLAQFSYHKWIGITVLALVALRLLWRLLKGVPAMPDSMKPWEKLAAHLGHLGLYLLMIGVPLVGWLMSSAKGVPVVYFKLVRLPDLIGPDKALGEQLAEVHETLAWLMVALIVVHVLAALKHHFVNRDTVLRRMLPFAKVGE from the coding sequence ATGAACCGTTACCACCCATTGTCGAAGCTGTTGCACTGGCTGATGGCTGTACTGATCCTGGTCGCTTTCGGTATTGGCCTCGCCATGGCAGACGCACCGCTGTCGCCCAAGGTGCTGGCGCAATTCAGTTACCACAAATGGATCGGCATCACCGTACTGGCGCTGGTGGCATTGCGCCTGCTCTGGCGTCTGCTCAAAGGGGTGCCCGCCATGCCGGACAGCATGAAGCCGTGGGAAAAACTGGCGGCCCACCTCGGGCATCTGGGTCTGTATCTGCTGATGATCGGCGTGCCGCTGGTGGGATGGCTGATGAGCTCCGCCAAAGGGGTGCCGGTGGTCTACTTCAAGCTGGTGCGCCTGCCCGACCTGATCGGCCCCGACAAGGCGCTGGGTGAGCAATTGGCGGAAGTGCACGAAACACTGGCCTGGCTGATGGTCGCCTTGATCGTGGTGCATGTGCTGGCCGCCCTGAAACATCATTTTGTGAATCGCGATACGGTGCTGCGTCGCATGCTGCCGTTCGCCAAGGTAGGGGAGTAA
- a CDS encoding YceI family protein, with product MMKTKLMVAALALGVAASSFAADTYVLDSTHTYPSFEINHLGYSITRGRFDKTEGKIMLDMAARTGSLEATIQTASLNTGFDKRDAHVKSPDFFNVEKFPTMTVKASKFVFDGDAVVAAEGTLTLLGVTKPVKLDVSNFKCGAHPMSKKAMCGAEVRTTIKRSDFGMTTFLPAIGDEVKIMVQVEASKS from the coding sequence ATGATGAAAACCAAACTGATGGTGGCCGCACTGGCCTTGGGCGTGGCTGCAAGCAGCTTTGCAGCGGATACCTATGTGCTGGATTCGACCCACACCTACCCCAGCTTTGAAATCAATCACCTGGGTTATTCCATTACCCGTGGTCGTTTTGACAAAACCGAAGGCAAGATCATGCTGGACATGGCCGCCCGCACCGGCAGCCTGGAGGCCACCATTCAGACCGCATCGTTGAACACCGGTTTTGACAAGCGTGATGCCCACGTGAAGAGCCCGGATTTTTTCAACGTTGAAAAATTCCCGACCATGACGGTGAAGGCCAGCAAGTTCGTGTTTGACGGCGATGCCGTGGTGGCTGCGGAGGGGACGCTGACCCTGCTGGGCGTGACCAAGCCGGTGAAGCTGGATGTCAGCAACTTCAAGTGCGGTGCTCACCCGATGAGCAAGAAGGCGATGTGTGGCGCCGAAGTGCGCACCACCATCAAGCGCTCGGATTTCGGCATGACCACCTTCCTGCCTGCCATTGGCGATGAAGTGAAGATCATGGTGCAGGTGGAAGCCAGCAAGTCGTAA
- a CDS encoding DedA family protein — protein sequence MDILQTLLDLFSGVSSHPYFAYIAVFSVLLLCGFGVPIPEDISLVAGGVMAGLDMANVHIMFLVGLAGVLAGDTIMFVVGRIYGERVRRFRIVARYLTPERYEAVQDKFHKYGNRVMFVARFLPGLRSPIFLTAGMTRRISFWRFIAADGFAALISVPIWVYLGYYGADNRAWLMEQVHAGQRGILLVLAVLLVAVACLWWRKRSKARATLPDGTAGTD from the coding sequence ATGGATATTCTGCAAACCCTGCTGGACCTGTTTTCTGGCGTCAGCTCTCACCCTTACTTTGCTTATATCGCGGTGTTTTCCGTGCTGCTGCTGTGCGGCTTCGGGGTGCCGATCCCGGAAGACATCTCGCTGGTTGCCGGTGGGGTGATGGCCGGTTTGGACATGGCCAATGTGCACATCATGTTTCTGGTCGGGCTGGCTGGCGTACTGGCAGGTGACACCATCATGTTCGTGGTCGGCCGCATCTATGGCGAACGCGTGCGCCGCTTCCGCATCGTGGCCCGCTATCTGACACCGGAACGCTACGAGGCCGTACAGGACAAATTCCACAAGTATGGCAACCGGGTGATGTTTGTCGCCCGCTTCCTGCCGGGCTTGCGCTCCCCCATCTTCCTCACCGCCGGCATGACCCGCCGCATTTCCTTCTGGCGCTTTATTGCGGCAGACGGCTTTGCCGCGCTCATCAGCGTGCCGATCTGGGTCTACCTCGGCTACTACGGCGCCGACAACCGCGCCTGGCTGATGGAGCAAGTCCATGCTGGGCAGCGCGGCATCCTGCTGGTTCTCGCCGTACTGCTGGTAGCGGTCGCTTGCCTGTGGTGGCGCAAACGCAGCAAAGCACGCGCCACCCTGCCCGATGGTACAGCCGGTACCGACTAA
- the fliQ gene encoding flagellar biosynthesis protein FliQ yields the protein MTPEMVITIIERALLVLIMVAAPMLLAGLITGLIVSIFQAATQINEMTLTFIPKLIVTFLVIVLAGPWMLSVITDYTIRLFNDIPGLIG from the coding sequence ATGACGCCAGAAATGGTGATTACCATCATCGAGCGCGCATTGCTGGTACTGATCATGGTCGCTGCCCCCATGCTGCTGGCAGGGTTGATTACTGGCCTGATCGTGTCCATTTTCCAGGCGGCCACCCAAATCAACGAGATGACGCTGACCTTCATCCCCAAGCTGATCGTCACCTTTCTGGTGATTGTGCTGGCCGGGCCGTGGATGCTGTCGGTCATTACCGATTACACCATCCGGCTGTTCAACGACATTCCGGGGCTGATCGGCTAA
- the fliR gene encoding flagellar biosynthetic protein FliR: protein MIHITQEQLYHLINLYFWPLARILAFMAVEPLLSVRAVPRRVRLGLGLALTVVVVPLLETTPTSLPSGPVAMLLLVQQILIGVGMGFVARLVFTAIEMAGSLAGLQMGLSFAAQVDPVHGSQTPVVAQWMSLFATLLFLALNGHLLMLSVLVESFHLLPVSAQPLQLAGMKDIALFGARIFSIGLWLSLPVVASLLLTNLVIGVVARASPQMNLFAVGFPITLVIGLAALYFSLPSMQGVLSRVFDMQVHMMLDLLRALRPV from the coding sequence GTGATCCACATCACGCAGGAGCAGCTCTACCACCTGATCAACCTCTATTTCTGGCCGCTGGCCCGGATTCTGGCCTTCATGGCGGTGGAGCCCCTGCTGTCGGTGCGGGCGGTGCCGCGCCGGGTCCGGTTGGGACTGGGGCTCGCCTTGACGGTGGTGGTGGTCCCACTGCTGGAAACGACCCCCACCAGCCTGCCCAGTGGGCCGGTTGCCATGCTGTTGCTGGTGCAGCAGATCCTGATCGGTGTGGGTATGGGTTTTGTCGCCCGGCTGGTGTTCACCGCCATTGAAATGGCGGGCAGCTTGGCGGGTTTGCAGATGGGCTTGTCGTTTGCGGCTCAAGTGGACCCGGTGCATGGCTCACAGACGCCGGTGGTGGCACAGTGGATGAGCTTGTTTGCCACCTTGCTGTTTCTGGCCCTCAATGGCCATTTGCTGATGCTGTCGGTGCTGGTGGAGAGTTTTCACCTGCTGCCGGTCAGCGCACAGCCCTTGCAGCTGGCAGGCATGAAAGACATCGCCCTGTTTGGCGCTCGCATTTTCAGTATCGGCTTGTGGTTATCGCTGCCGGTGGTGGCCAGTTTGTTGTTGACCAACCTGGTCATCGGTGTGGTGGCGCGCGCCTCGCCCCAGATGAACCTGTTTGCAGTGGGCTTCCCCATTACACTGGTGATTGGCTTGGCGGCCTTGTACTTTTCGCTGCCTTCCATGCAGGGCGTGCTGTCGCGGGTATTCGACATGCAGGTGCACATGATGCTGGATCTGCTTCGCGCCTTGCGTCCTGTCTGA
- the fliN gene encoding flagellar motor switch protein FliN, which translates to MAEANDSEETGLDDWAAALAEQEAFDAAQQPSDGGDALAAAPAAAAQIFQQFGEGAPPAGAPSNLDMILDIPVALTVELGRTKIAIRSLLQLAQGSVVELDGLAGEPMDVLVNGCLIAQGEVVVVNDKFGIRLTDIITPAERIRRLHK; encoded by the coding sequence ATGGCTGAAGCAAACGACAGCGAAGAAACCGGTCTCGACGACTGGGCGGCGGCGCTGGCCGAGCAGGAAGCCTTCGATGCGGCACAACAGCCCTCGGACGGGGGGGATGCGCTGGCTGCAGCACCTGCCGCCGCCGCGCAGATTTTCCAGCAGTTTGGTGAGGGTGCGCCCCCGGCGGGTGCGCCCAGCAATCTGGACATGATCCTGGACATCCCGGTCGCGCTGACGGTGGAGCTGGGTCGCACCAAGATCGCCATCCGCAGCCTGTTGCAACTGGCGCAGGGCTCGGTGGTGGAGCTGGATGGCTTGGCGGGTGAGCCGATGGATGTGCTGGTGAATGGCTGCCTGATTGCGCAGGGTGAAGTGGTGGTGGTGAATGACAAGTTTGGTATCCGCCTGACCGATATCATCACCCCCGCCGAGCGCATCCGCCGGTTGCACAAATGA
- the alr gene encoding alanine racemase: MYRPLFARIDTAALQHNLRQVRALAPASKVLAVLKADAYGHGVQTVASALQEADALGVLELEQALALRAAGERRPIVLMEGYFTADELPLLAEHQLTPVIHSTQQLAWLQQAWLPLRLDVWVKLNSGMNRLGFPPGPYREVVQQLSRWPQVGRVTLMSHFATADETDGVAAQLVTFLMETEGMQLPVSLANSAAILAHPDTHADWVRPGIMLYGARSGAASAASQGLRPVMSLLSRLIAVQHVEPGGSIGYGATVVAEYPMRIGVVACGYADGYPRHAPTGTPVLVGGRRCQLVGRVSMDMLTVDLSGCPDADVGTEVELWGTQLPVDEVAVAAGTLGYELLTAVSARVPRCPV; this comes from the coding sequence ATGTACCGTCCCCTGTTTGCCCGGATTGATACCGCTGCCTTGCAGCACAACCTGCGGCAGGTGCGCGCGCTGGCGCCAGCCAGCAAGGTGCTGGCGGTGTTGAAGGCCGATGCCTATGGCCATGGCGTACAGACCGTGGCAAGCGCACTGCAAGAGGCCGATGCGCTGGGGGTGCTGGAGCTGGAGCAGGCGCTGGCCTTGCGAGCGGCAGGGGAGCGCCGCCCCATCGTGCTGATGGAGGGGTACTTCACCGCAGATGAACTGCCCCTGCTGGCCGAACACCAGCTGACGCCGGTGATTCACAGTACACAGCAGCTGGCCTGGCTGCAGCAGGCCTGGTTGCCGCTGCGGCTGGATGTGTGGGTGAAACTGAACTCCGGCATGAACCGGCTGGGGTTTCCGCCGGGGCCATACCGTGAGGTGGTGCAGCAGTTGTCCCGCTGGCCGCAGGTGGGCCGGGTCACGCTGATGAGCCATTTTGCAACGGCGGACGAAACGGACGGGGTGGCGGCCCAGCTGGTGACCTTCCTGATGGAAACCGAGGGTATGCAGCTGCCGGTGAGCCTGGCCAATTCGGCTGCCATCCTTGCACATCCGGACACCCATGCAGACTGGGTACGGCCCGGCATCATGCTGTATGGCGCACGCTCCGGAGCTGCTTCTGCGGCCAGCCAGGGCTTGCGGCCAGTGATGAGCCTGCTCAGTCGGCTGATTGCCGTGCAGCATGTTGAGCCCGGCGGCAGCATTGGCTATGGCGCAACCGTGGTGGCGGAGTACCCGATGCGCATTGGTGTGGTGGCGTGCGGCTATGCCGATGGCTACCCGCGCCATGCCCCCACGGGTACGCCAGTGCTGGTGGGGGGGCGTCGCTGCCAGCTGGTGGGCCGGGTGTCGATGGACATGCTGACGGTGGACCTGAGCGGCTGCCCGGACGCCGATGTGGGCACTGAGGTCGAGCTGTGGGGGACGCAGTTGCCGGTGGATGAGGTGGCGGTGGCGGCAGGCACCCTGGGCTATGAGCTGCTCACCGCGGTGTCTGCCCGGGTGCCGCGCTGCCCGGTCTAG
- a CDS encoding YceI family protein, translating to MGALRYGLAGLLLSAGLAAQAQTVDLAKSQLKFTFKQEEVPVEGQFRKFAAQVSFDPAKPEAGKAEVSVELSSVDGGSPDATGELGKKSWFDSAHFPQAKFSASGFKALGGGKFQAPGKLSLKGKTLPVTVTFTSKPEGKGLLLTGSTTVNRLAFAVGDGVWADTDSVADAVQVQFKLLVNP from the coding sequence ATGGGTGCATTACGTTATGGCCTGGCTGGCCTGCTGTTGAGTGCGGGGTTGGCGGCTCAGGCGCAAACGGTGGATCTGGCGAAGAGCCAGCTGAAGTTCACTTTCAAGCAGGAAGAAGTGCCGGTAGAAGGGCAATTCCGCAAGTTTGCGGCGCAGGTCAGCTTTGACCCGGCCAAGCCGGAGGCCGGCAAGGCGGAGGTCAGTGTTGAGCTCTCCTCCGTGGATGGGGGCAGCCCGGATGCCACGGGTGAGCTGGGCAAGAAAAGCTGGTTCGACAGTGCCCACTTCCCGCAAGCCAAATTCAGCGCCAGTGGCTTCAAGGCGCTGGGTGGCGGCAAATTTCAGGCGCCCGGCAAGCTGAGCCTCAAAGGCAAGACTTTGCCGGTGACCGTGACCTTTACCAGCAAGCCGGAAGGCAAGGGCCTGCTGTTGACTGGCAGCACGACGGTCAACCGGCTGGCATTTGCGGTAGGCGATGGTGTCTGGGCAGATACCGATTCGGTGGCGGATGCGGTGCAGGTGCAGTTCAAGCTGTTGGTGAACCCATAA
- the rmuC gene encoding DNA recombination protein RmuC yields the protein MLDWVLVGALLLGMAGLGWQLTRLLRSQQQAITPEQLEQRHRDMLRDLHQGLQQQAERTAHALQDASERQQRALLDTGERLRQMVAGSGETLRQAVSTELLQTRQALTQLQHNQQERLGQNQEMLQRELGQLTVNLQQRLDALRTELLEKVSTTLSGQGKQAQDTLLATLQHVSQSLTQTIDKLNQTVGERLEQISGKVSERLDEGFKKTNETFVNVMARLATIDEAQKKIDGLASNVVSLQELLGDKRSRGAFGEVQLEHLVRNVLPEAVFGFQVTLSSGVRADCVLELPPPTGRVAVDAKFPLENYRRMFDAAEEGERKLARSQFVRDVKKHIDDIASKYILPGETADGAVMFVPAEAVFAEVHAYHDDVVAYAQQKRVWIVSPTTLMAVLNTARAVLRDAQMREQLHVMQHELVKLAEEFGRFDKRMQNLATHIGQAHRDVQEVHITSQKISKRFAAIEHVQLEGDELPELEE from the coding sequence ATGCTGGATTGGGTGCTGGTAGGGGCATTGCTGCTGGGGATGGCCGGCCTGGGCTGGCAGCTCACCCGCCTGTTGCGCTCGCAGCAGCAGGCCATTACCCCGGAGCAACTCGAGCAGCGCCACCGCGACATGCTGCGTGACCTGCATCAAGGCCTGCAGCAGCAAGCCGAGCGTACGGCGCATGCCCTGCAAGATGCCAGCGAACGCCAGCAGCGTGCGTTGCTCGATACTGGTGAGCGCCTGCGGCAAATGGTGGCGGGCAGCGGTGAAACCCTGCGCCAGGCGGTATCGACCGAGCTGCTGCAAACCCGGCAGGCCCTCACCCAACTGCAGCACAACCAGCAAGAACGACTGGGGCAGAACCAGGAAATGCTGCAGCGTGAGCTGGGCCAGCTTACCGTCAACCTGCAGCAGCGGCTGGATGCCCTGCGTACCGAGCTGCTGGAAAAAGTCAGCACCACTCTCAGCGGACAAGGCAAGCAGGCACAGGACACCTTGCTGGCGACATTGCAGCACGTCAGCCAATCCCTCACCCAGACCATCGACAAACTCAATCAGACCGTTGGCGAGCGGCTGGAGCAGATTTCCGGCAAGGTCAGCGAGCGGCTGGACGAAGGCTTCAAGAAAACCAATGAAACCTTTGTCAACGTGATGGCCCGGCTCGCCACCATCGACGAAGCGCAAAAGAAGATCGACGGCCTCGCCAGCAATGTGGTCAGCCTGCAGGAGCTGCTGGGGGACAAGCGCTCACGGGGCGCGTTTGGCGAAGTGCAGCTGGAGCATCTGGTGCGCAATGTGTTGCCGGAAGCGGTATTTGGCTTCCAGGTCACGCTCTCTTCAGGCGTGCGGGCCGACTGCGTGCTGGAGCTGCCACCGCCGACTGGGCGAGTGGCGGTGGACGCCAAGTTCCCGCTGGAAAACTACCGCCGCATGTTCGACGCCGCCGAAGAAGGCGAGCGCAAGCTGGCCCGCAGCCAGTTTGTCCGTGATGTGAAAAAGCACATCGACGACATTGCCAGCAAATACATCCTGCCCGGTGAAACCGCCGATGGCGCGGTGATGTTTGTGCCCGCCGAGGCCGTGTTTGCCGAAGTGCACGCCTACCACGACGACGTGGTGGCCTACGCCCAGCAAAAGCGGGTATGGATTGTTTCCCCCACCACCTTGATGGCGGTGCTCAATACCGCCCGCGCCGTGCTGCGTGATGCCCAGATGCGCGAACAGCTGCACGTGATGCAGCATGAGCTGGTCAAACTGGCCGAAGAATTTGGCCGCTTCGACAAACGCATGCAAAACCTCGCCACCCACATTGGGCAGGCGCATCGTGATGTACAGGAAGTGCACATCACCAGCCAGAAAATCAGCAAACGCTTCGCCGCCATCGAGCATGTGCAGCTGGAGGGGGATGAGCTGCCGGAGCTGGAGGAGTAG
- a CDS encoding flagellar basal body-associated FliL family protein: MKKIIIIVVAVVLLLGGVGGGVWFYLSSKHKPTKGKPKTEQHAASEEADAGEEGGGEAHGGEEAPAEEEEAADEEHKKPPVFEKIDRFVVNVDGNPEKRGVMSVEIQAELGDPHAKETLNAYKPKIQSEIILMLGSQKFDELSTPEGKKKLQKALQDKVNEVIGVKSAKKGVKSIAFTSLILEER; this comes from the coding sequence ATGAAAAAAATCATCATCATTGTGGTTGCGGTTGTATTGCTGCTGGGTGGCGTTGGCGGCGGGGTCTGGTTCTACCTGTCTTCCAAGCACAAGCCGACCAAGGGCAAGCCCAAAACTGAACAGCATGCGGCCAGTGAAGAGGCGGATGCCGGTGAAGAGGGCGGCGGCGAAGCGCATGGTGGCGAAGAAGCCCCTGCTGAGGAAGAGGAAGCTGCCGACGAAGAGCACAAGAAGCCGCCTGTGTTTGAAAAGATTGATCGCTTTGTCGTCAATGTGGATGGCAATCCGGAAAAGCGTGGCGTGATGTCGGTGGAAATCCAGGCTGAATTGGGTGACCCGCACGCCAAGGAAACGCTCAATGCCTACAAGCCCAAGATTCAGAGTGAAATCATTCTGATGCTGGGCAGTCAGAAGTTTGACGAACTGTCCACGCCGGAAGGCAAGAAGAAGCTGCAGAAGGCTCTGCAGGACAAGGTGAACGAAGTGATTGGTGTCAAATCGGCGAAAAAAGGGGTGAAGAGCATTGCCTTTACCTCCCTGATTCTGGAGGAGCGCTGA
- the astE gene encoding succinylglutamate desuccinylase, with protein sequence MIAPFTPDLLTRDFLTALLQQQAHQAQRWAGHGGHWQWLGEGALQWEPADLAHRHADLVLSCGIHGDETAPVEVCNHLIRDLAAGHLSCRARVLFLFGNPEALRQHRRYLDDDLNRMFDGRHQQHPGSREATRAAQLERWLSAFFMAAPAAAHAVPRLHYDLHTAIRGSRFGRFALYPYRADLQWNEQQMAWLQRCGVDAVLLNEKPAGTFSYFSSSRFGADAFTLELGKVRRFGENDLSRFSGMDQGLRTLLAAPADSTTTPLPRRFRVAGEIVRQSEAGFQLHIPDDVENFTAFPRGTVLATDGDYRYVVGHDEECIVFPNPKVKPGLRAGLLVVEIKP encoded by the coding sequence ATGATCGCCCCTTTTACGCCTGACCTTCTGACCCGGGATTTCCTGACCGCGCTGTTACAGCAGCAAGCGCATCAAGCACAACGCTGGGCGGGACACGGCGGCCACTGGCAGTGGCTGGGCGAAGGCGCGCTGCAATGGGAGCCTGCAGATCTGGCACATCGGCACGCCGACCTGGTACTCTCCTGCGGCATCCATGGCGATGAGACGGCACCGGTAGAGGTCTGCAATCACCTGATCAGGGATCTGGCCGCCGGCCACTTGTCGTGCCGCGCCCGCGTGCTGTTCCTGTTTGGCAACCCGGAAGCCTTGCGCCAGCACCGTCGCTATCTGGACGATGACCTCAACCGGATGTTTGATGGTCGCCACCAGCAGCACCCCGGCAGCCGTGAGGCCACCCGCGCCGCCCAGCTGGAGCGCTGGCTCAGCGCCTTTTTCATGGCGGCCCCTGCAGCTGCCCATGCGGTGCCGCGTCTGCACTACGACCTGCACACCGCCATCCGCGGCTCCCGCTTCGGGCGTTTTGCCCTCTACCCCTACCGGGCGGATCTGCAGTGGAACGAGCAACAGATGGCCTGGCTGCAGCGCTGTGGGGTGGATGCCGTCCTGCTGAACGAAAAACCGGCTGGCACCTTCTCCTATTTCAGCAGCAGCCGCTTCGGGGCTGATGCGTTTACGCTGGAGCTGGGCAAGGTCCGACGCTTTGGAGAAAACGATCTCAGTCGCTTCAGTGGCATGGATCAAGGTCTGCGCACCTTGCTGGCGGCCCCGGCGGACAGCACCACTACCCCGCTACCGCGACGTTTCCGGGTGGCCGGTGAGATCGTTCGCCAGAGCGAGGCGGGTTTTCAATTGCACATCCCGGATGACGTGGAGAATTTCACGGCATTTCCACGGGGGACGGTGCTCGCAACTGATGGCGACTACCGCTATGTGGTGGGGCATGATGAGGAATGCATTGTGTTCCCCAACCCCAAGGTCAAACCCGGCCTGCGTGCCGGGCTGCTGGTGGTGGAAATCAAGCCCTGA
- the fliO gene encoding flagellar biosynthetic protein FliO, which produces MTASVLRRWAALGLVMPVMVMAAPGSAEPLSFGYFFQVLISLVLVLALLFGTLLLMKRFSHGLPGRQSPLKMVGLLSLGTRERVVVVELGDRWLVLGVTAQSVQLLTEQPRPEGVPPQAESSPPFQQWLQRALNRNKEHHAPPSA; this is translated from the coding sequence ATGACCGCCAGCGTGCTGCGCCGCTGGGCGGCGTTGGGTCTCGTCATGCCTGTCATGGTGATGGCTGCACCGGGCTCGGCCGAGCCACTCTCCTTTGGCTATTTCTTCCAGGTGCTGATCAGTCTGGTGCTGGTATTGGCGCTGCTGTTCGGCACCTTGCTGTTGATGAAGCGCTTTTCGCATGGCTTGCCGGGGCGGCAGTCTCCGCTGAAGATGGTGGGATTGCTGAGCTTGGGTACCCGCGAACGGGTGGTGGTGGTGGAGCTTGGGGATCGCTGGCTGGTGCTGGGTGTCACCGCCCAGTCTGTTCAGCTGCTGACCGAGCAGCCACGCCCGGAAGGCGTGCCACCACAGGCAGAATCGTCGCCACCGTTTCAGCAATGGCTGCAACGCGCCCTCAATCGCAACAAGGAGCACCATGCGCCACCGTCTGCTTGA